The segment CCGGACCTCGCCGAAGGACTCGTCGAAGCGCTGGTACCGCTGCTCGACCGGCCGTTCGCGTTCTTCGGGCACTGCGCCGGCGCGCTGCCCGCCTACGAGACCGTGATCCGGCTCGCCGAACGGGGCCTGCCCGTACCGGAATGCCTCTATGTGTCCGGCCAGGCCGCCCCGCACGACGATCCGTACGACCGGATGTTCACCATGACCGAGGACGAGATCCGCGCCGAGCTGACGTCCGTCGTCCGCAGCCGGGGCATCGAACCGCGGCCGGACATGATCGACGTGGGCCTGGCCGTACTGCTGCGCGATCTCGCCGCCGCGCGGGAGTACCGGCGGACCGAGCCGGTCCCGGTGCCGTGCCCCGTCGTCGTACTCCACTGGCGGGACGACCCCGATGTCAGTCCCGACCGGCTGCGGAGCTGGCGGCGCTACGCCGACTCCGTCGACTTCCGGGTCGTCGACGGCGGACACCACGACTTCATGCGGGCGCCGGACGAACTACGGACCCTGCTGGCCCGATGGCGGTAACAGCGGCCCGGCCCGGACGGCCGCGCGCCCGGAAGAACCGGAAGGGGTACGCATGAGTGACACAGCCACCGGTATCGCCGTCATCGGCATGTCGTGCCGCTTCCCCGGTGTGAACGGCCCCGGGGAGTTCTGGCGGCTGCTGGCCGAGGGGAGATCGACCGTCGGCGGGTTTCCCGGCCGGCGGGCGGCCGACACGGCCCCGCTGTCCCACCCGGACGCCGCCACCCTGGCCTCCGGTTCGTTCCTCGACTCCATCGACGGCTTCGACGCCGGGTTCTTCGGTACGGAGCCGGCCGAAGCGGCCGCCATGGATCCGGTGCAGCGGCTGGGCCTGGAGCTGGCCTGGGAGGCCGTC is part of the Streptomyces qinzhouensis genome and harbors:
- a CDS encoding thioesterase II family protein encodes the protein MTSGPTTAASPWFVRPRSADRPARLFCFPYSGTGASAFSAWPAAIGDAEVCPVQFPGRENRLGEPHYGSYPDLAEGLVEALVPLLDRPFAFFGHCAGALPAYETVIRLAERGLPVPECLYVSGQAAPHDDPYDRMFTMTEDEIRAELTSVVRSRGIEPRPDMIDVGLAVLLRDLAAAREYRRTEPVPVPCPVVVLHWRDDPDVSPDRLRSWRRYADSVDFRVVDGGHHDFMRAPDELRTLLARWR